The proteins below are encoded in one region of Saccopteryx leptura isolate mSacLep1 chromosome 1, mSacLep1_pri_phased_curated, whole genome shotgun sequence:
- the P2RY2 gene encoding P2Y purinoceptor 2, with amino-acid sequence MAEGLGLWNGTINDTWDGDELGYKCRFNEDFKYVLLPVSYGVVCVLGLCLNVAVLYVFLCRLKTWNASTTYMFHLAISDALYAASLPLLVYYYARGDHWPFSTLLCKLVRFLFYTNLYCSIFFLTCISVHRCLGVLRPLRWLRWGRAHYARRVAAAVWVLVLVCQAPVLYFVTTSERGSRITCHDTSAPYLFNHFLAYTSVMLGLLFVVPFATILVCYVLMARRLLKPAYGTAGGLPRAKRKSVRTIAVVLAVFAICFLPFHVTRTLYYSFRSLDVSCHTLNAINMAYKITRPLASANSCLDPVLYFLAGQRLVRFARDAKLPTNPTPTAQADHRLDLRKFHRTDSKTEDRSTSSENSRQAESMLAGGGNTKDIRL; translated from the coding sequence ATGGCCGAAGGCTTGGGCCTCTGGAATGGCACCATCAATGACACCTGGGATGGGGATGAGCTGGGCTACAAGTGCCGCTTCAACGAGGACTTCAAGTACGTGCTGCTGCCTGTGTCCTACGGTGTGGTGTGCGTGCTTGGGCTGTGTCTGAACGTCGCGGTGCTCTATGTCTTCCTGTGCCGCCTCAAGACATGGAATGCCTCCACCACGTACATGTTCCACCTGGCAATATCAGACGCATTATATGCGGCCTCCCTGCCACTGCTGGTCTATTACTACGCCCGTGGCGACCACTGGCCCTTCAGCACGTTGCTCTGCAAGCTGGTGCGTTTCCTGTTCTACACCAACCTTTACTGCAGCATCTTCTTCCTCACCTGCATAAGTGTGCACCGGTGCCTGGGTGTCTTGCGCCCACTGCGCTGGCTGCGCTGGGGCCGTGCCCACTACGCTCGGCGGGTGGCAGCCGCTGTGTGGGTGCTGGTGCTGGTCTGCCAGGCACCCGTGCTCTATTTTGTCACCACCAGCGAACGTGGCAGCCGCATTACCTGTCACGATACCTCAGCCCCATATCTCTTCAATCACTTCTTGGCCTACACCTCCGTCATGCTGGGCCTGCTCTTCGTGGTGCCCTTCGCCACCATCCTGGTCTGCTATGTGCTCATGGCCCGGCGTCTGCTAAAGCCAGCCTACGGGACCGCGGGGGGCCTGCCGCGGGCCAAGCGCAAGTCCGTGCGCACCATTGCTGTGGTGCTGGCTGTCTTCGCCATCTGCTTCTTGCCTTTCCACGTCACCCGTACCCTTTACTACTCCTTCCGCTCCTTAGACGTCAGCTGCCACACCCTCAACGCCATCAACATGGCTTACAAGATCACCCGGCCACTGGCCAGCGCTAACAGTTGCCTTGACCCTGTGCTCTACTTCCTGGCTGGGCAGAGGCTCGTGCGCTTTGCCCGAGATGCCAAGCTACCCACAAATCCCACTCCTACTGCCCAGGCTGACCACAGGCTGGACCTGCGCAAGTTTCACAGGACTGACAGCAAGACAGAAGACAGGTCGACCAGCAGTGAGAACTCCAGGCAGGCAGAGTCCATGCTGGCTGGTGGTGGGAACACTAAGGATATCAGGCTATAA